From Megalobrama amblycephala isolate DHTTF-2021 linkage group LG8, ASM1881202v1, whole genome shotgun sequence, the proteins below share one genomic window:
- the LOC125274044 gene encoding ERV-BabFcenv provirus ancestral Env polyprotein-like isoform X1: MIAKLTFYLVVLTNVFIHIQAAVSTGNETWVHYEEEPHAFAANMWWRLANYTAKSEGKTGDCYVCTKMPHSASGPHVEVKSPRTEEELECPIFVSITGMMAPNRSAIWSCGKSRMMMLATQVHAKVTTIGSIPDSLLCMERETGTVRLGVIPKSKCNRTYHHCEIENMSCCMSCILHYPKANMTECSKRTPHPISTMIAYGWANPFIQDVCSKYCALVPGQNCYRYAPASRGTRAVKDWFWLCGHRVYTTLPENWSGRCALVTLEEYSMVIRPHKPHVMTKQKQKKKRSLSSRGSTSSLSRDNPVPKQHRLWTGTERFFEAVFPGIGVSILQIEVEVTRYELISFINTTRDTLAGVQQELRGLRLTALQNRLVLDQLTAAGGGVCVIVGTSCCTYIPENDADGHLISEGLKNMTRIAQELQEREVTDNQSGFLAWLTGWQQMLVSALIPIGVILLIMAFIICCIIPFIRALINRAMNTFVSSQYALMNRPVKC, from the coding sequence ATGATTGCTAAATTGACATTTTACCTGGTTGTGctgacaaatgtgtttattcacATACAAGCTGCTGTTAGCACTGGTAATGAAACTTGGGTACATTATGAAGAAGAACCACATGCCTTCGCAGCTAACATGTGGTGGAGATTAGCCAACTACACTGCTAAATCTGAAGGAAAAACAGGTGACTGTTATGTTTGCACCAAAATGCCACATAGTGCTTCTGGACCACATGTAGAGGTTAAATCACCAAGGACAGAAGAAGAATTAGAATGCCCTATTTTTGTTAGCATTACTGGAATGATGGCTCCAAATAGAAGTGCAATATGGAGTTGTGGAAAAAGTAGAATGATGATGCTTGCAACGCAAGTACATGCTAAAGTGACAACCATTGGCTCTATTCCAGACTCACTGTTATGTATGGAAAGAGAAACTGGAACAGTGAGACTGGGGGTAATTCCTAAAAGTAAATGTAATCGAACATACCATCATTGTGAGATAGAAAATATGTCTTGTTGTATGAGTTGTATTTTGCATTATCCAAAAGCTAATATGACTGAGTGTTCTAAAAGAACACCACATCCTATATCTACTATGATTGCTTATGGATGGGCTAATCCTTTTATTCAAGATGTGTGTTCTAAATATTGTGCACTTGTGCCAGGTCAAAATTGCTACAGATATGCTCCTGCTTCGCGGGGAACTAGAGCTGTCAAAGATTGGTTTTGGCTGTGTGGACATAGAGTCTACACTACTCTTCCAGAAAATTGGAGTGGAAGATGTgctctagtaactttggaaGAATATTCCATGGTTATTAGACCACACAAACCTCACGttatgacaaaacaaaaacagaaaaagaaacgcTCCCTCTCTAGCCGCGGTTCAACTAGTAGTTTGAGTAGAGATAATCCAGTACCAAAGCAACATCGACTCTGGACTGGTACTGAAAGAttctttgaagcagtgtttccagGAATAGGTGTCTCTATTCTTCAAATTGAAGTTGAGGTTACAAGATATGAGCTAATTTCATTTATCAATACTACAAGAGACACATTGGCTGGTGTTCAACAGGAACTCCGAGGGCTTCGTTTAACTGCCCTGCAAAACAGGCTAGTTTTAGATCAATTAACCGCGGCAGGAGGAGGAGTTTGTGTTATTGTTGGTACCTCTTGTTGTACTTATATCCCTGAAAATGATGCAGATGGTCATTTAATTTCAGagggtttaaaaaatatgactaGAATTGCTCAAGAATTACAAGAACGAGAAGTTACTGATAATCAAAGTGGGTTCTTAGCATGGCTCACAGGATGGCAACAAATGCTTGTATCTGCTTTGATTCCTATAGGTGTGATCCTATTAATTATGGCATTTATTATCTGTTGTATTATTCCATTTATTAGAGCTTTGATTAATCGTGCTATGAATACTTTTGTATCCTCTCAATATGCTTTGATGAATAGACctgttaaatgttaa
- the LOC125274044 gene encoding uncharacterized protein LOC125274044 isoform X2: MMTTSAWTESRFRLPAGQMFLHLSWRRGRIEKPTHPFVPGQQVLIKCLKPTKLGEPKYLGPATVIAVTRTGVLTDFQPQWIHASRLKAAPSQGNVLVHEEKEASEPRKDPKEGEPRRSTRRRRKRLLEI, from the exons ATGATGACCACGAGTGCCTGGACAGAATCCAGATTTCGACTGCCTGCAGGCCAGATGTTTCTACATCTGTCCTGGAGGAGGGGAAGAATTG AAAAACCCACTCATCCTTTCGTTCCAGGACAACAGGTGCTGATAAAGTGTCTGAAGCCCACAAAACTGGGTGAGCCGAAATATCTGGGGCCCGCCACGGTGATTGCTGTGACGAGAACAGGAGTGCTGACTGACTTCCAGCCGCAGTGGATCCATGCCAGTCGACTGAAAGCAGCTCCATCCCAGGGGAACGTTCTGGTCCATGAGGAGAAGGAAGCCAGTGAGCCAAGGAAAGATCCGAAGGAAGGTGAACCAAGACGTTCAAcgaggagaagaagaaagagattgCTAGAGATCTAA